Proteins from one Listeria innocua genomic window:
- a CDS encoding MerR family transcriptional regulator, with amino-acid sequence MTKNKISFYVVDASEDLTMNIKEASEKSGVSADTIRYYERIGLIPPIYRNENGIRKFGAEDIRWILFSRQMRRAGLSIEALIDYLALFREGEHTLEARAELLKEQRMELKNRIDVMQEALDRLDFKIDNYDTHLIPAQKELKDFNVERGNL; translated from the coding sequence ATGACCAAAAATAAAATTAGCTTTTATGTGGTGGATGCTTCGGAAGACTTAACAATGAATATCAAAGAAGCGAGTGAAAAAAGTGGTGTTTCTGCTGATACAATTCGCTACTACGAACGCATTGGTTTAATTCCACCTATATATCGTAATGAAAATGGCATTCGTAAATTTGGCGCAGAAGACATACGCTGGATTTTGTTTAGTCGTCAAATGCGCCGCGCTGGTTTATCTATTGAAGCATTAATTGATTACTTGGCACTTTTCCGAGAAGGCGAACACACGCTAGAAGCTCGCGCCGAATTGCTGAAAGAACAACGCATGGAGTTGAAAAATCGCATTGATGTTATGCAAGAAGCGCTTGATCGACTTGACTTCAAAATAGATAATTACGATACCCACCTCATTCCGGCTCAAAAAGAACTAAAAGATTTTAATGTCGAAAGGGGTAATTTATAA
- a CDS encoding cupin domain-containing protein translates to MSTLENSVIFDKGELITNDYFTGNAYLKMLVAEDTVYNCPIGNVTFEPGARNNWHKHDGGQILLVTGGTGYYQEEGKPAQLLKEGDVVTIPKDVKHWHGATKDSWFVHLAISTNVDIGGTTWLEPVSDEHYTKL, encoded by the coding sequence ATGAGTACACTAGAAAACAGCGTTATTTTTGATAAAGGTGAACTGATTACTAATGACTACTTTACCGGTAATGCTTATTTAAAAATGCTTGTCGCAGAAGATACTGTTTACAATTGTCCGATTGGGAACGTTACGTTTGAACCGGGAGCCAGGAATAACTGGCATAAACATGACGGCGGGCAAATCCTACTTGTAACAGGCGGAACTGGTTACTATCAAGAGGAAGGAAAACCCGCTCAGTTACTTAAAGAGGGTGACGTGGTAACTATCCCGAAAGACGTGAAACATTGGCACGGCGCTACGAAAGATAGCTGGTTTGTCCACTTAGCCATTTCAACAAATGTGGATATAGGGGGAACTACTTGGTTAGAGCCCGTATCCGATGAACATTACACTAAATTATAA
- a CDS encoding MarR family winged helix-turn-helix transcriptional regulator, with translation MADRHESLAKAIAIIHRSESTFKNKKLLETGLNIGQLRYLWTLYKEDGISQESMAKRFMVDKASVTRHIKRLEDLGMIRREMDTRDRRIQRIFVTETGFKMRELIEEVTAEWSALLTAGFSEEEKDDLMHLIGRLSDNAIMAVEGGEVE, from the coding sequence ATGGCAGATAGACATGAAAGCTTAGCGAAAGCCATCGCAATTATTCATCGTTCAGAAAGCACTTTTAAAAATAAAAAGTTACTTGAAACTGGTCTTAATATAGGTCAATTGCGGTATTTATGGACGCTTTATAAAGAAGATGGTATTTCTCAAGAATCAATGGCAAAAAGGTTTATGGTGGATAAAGCCAGTGTGACGCGCCATATAAAGCGCCTTGAAGATCTTGGGATGATTCGCCGAGAAATGGATACAAGAGATAGACGTATTCAACGGATTTTCGTGACTGAAACAGGATTTAAAATGCGAGAATTAATTGAAGAAGTTACAGCTGAATGGTCTGCACTTTTAACGGCAGGGTTTAGCGAAGAAGAAAAAGATGACTTAATGCATTTGATAGGACGACTTTCTGATAATGCGATTATGGCAGTTGAAGGAGGAGAGGTCGAATGA
- a CDS encoding cytochrome ubiquinol oxidase subunit I produces MDKLFLARFQFASTTIFHFLFVPLSIGLVFMVALMETLYVVKGKEIYKKMSKFWGHIFLINFAVGVVTGIIQEFQFGMNWSDYSRFVGDVFGAPLAIEALLAFFMESTFIGLWIFGWDKLGKKLHLACIWLVSIGTIMSSFWILAANSFMQHPVGFEFKNGRAEMNDFLQLITNGQLLVEFPHVIFGAFATGAFFIAGVSAYKMLKKQDVAFFKRSFQIAMVMAVIGGFGVAFSGHSQAQYLVKTQPMKMAATEGIWEDTADPAPWTMIAKINPEEKKNEWEVNVPYALSFLSYGTLTGSVEGMNTLQKQYEEKYGEGDYIPPVKTAFWSFRIMVGAGMLMILFALIGIVLAWKKKLVNAKWYLRFMIPMIGFPFLANSMGWIMTEIGRQPWVVFGYMKTADAVSPNVSSGQILFSIIAFSTIYTILAILLVYLFIREIKKGPDGHKPEKAEISVDPFDKGDESFVTK; encoded by the coding sequence GTGGATAAACTATTTTTAGCCCGTTTTCAATTCGCATCAACAACGATTTTCCATTTTTTATTTGTACCACTTTCAATTGGACTTGTATTTATGGTTGCTCTTATGGAGACGTTGTATGTCGTGAAGGGGAAAGAAATTTACAAAAAAATGTCGAAGTTTTGGGGACACATATTCCTAATTAACTTCGCAGTCGGTGTCGTAACCGGTATTATTCAAGAATTCCAGTTTGGGATGAACTGGTCGGATTACTCTAGATTTGTTGGGGACGTATTCGGAGCACCACTTGCTATCGAAGCGTTACTAGCATTCTTTATGGAATCTACGTTTATCGGACTTTGGATTTTTGGTTGGGACAAACTTGGCAAAAAGCTTCATTTAGCTTGTATTTGGCTTGTTTCAATCGGAACAATCATGTCTAGTTTCTGGATTTTAGCCGCAAACTCATTTATGCAACATCCGGTTGGTTTTGAATTTAAGAACGGCCGCGCAGAAATGAATGACTTCTTGCAACTTATTACTAATGGACAACTACTTGTGGAGTTCCCGCACGTTATATTCGGGGCATTTGCCACTGGGGCCTTTTTCATTGCTGGTGTCAGTGCGTATAAGATGCTCAAAAAACAAGATGTCGCCTTCTTTAAACGATCATTCCAAATTGCAATGGTCATGGCGGTAATAGGTGGATTTGGTGTGGCTTTCAGTGGTCACTCGCAAGCACAATACTTAGTTAAAACTCAACCTATGAAAATGGCAGCAACAGAAGGGATATGGGAAGATACAGCTGACCCAGCTCCGTGGACGATGATTGCCAAGATCAACCCAGAAGAGAAGAAAAACGAATGGGAAGTCAATGTCCCGTACGCGCTAAGTTTCTTATCTTATGGAACATTAACTGGTAGCGTGGAAGGTATGAACACGCTGCAAAAACAATACGAAGAAAAATATGGTGAAGGTGACTACATCCCACCAGTTAAAACAGCATTTTGGAGCTTCCGTATCATGGTTGGCGCTGGTATGTTAATGATTTTATTCGCATTAATTGGTATCGTGCTTGCTTGGAAGAAAAAACTCGTTAATGCAAAATGGTATTTACGTTTCATGATTCCAATGATTGGCTTCCCGTTCCTAGCGAACTCCATGGGTTGGATTATGACAGAAATAGGGCGACAACCATGGGTAGTTTTCGGTTACATGAAAACCGCTGATGCCGTATCGCCAAACGTTTCATCAGGACAAATTTTGTTCTCGATAATTGCGTTCTCGACTATTTATACGATTTTAGCCA
- the mbcS gene encoding acyl-CoA synthetase MbcS produces the protein MNSEKLIAPELYNITDEIAKFSSEKTALIWKNEHNETKTWSYRHLLEQASKFANVVKDAGVKKGDHVIVMTPRLLETYAIYMGLWKAGAIIIPASELLKAHDLEYRIRHANVKAIVSYNGMTAEFDKIENIPSVSKKIIVGEKLSGWDHYETLMETASTEFERVETSRDDACLLAFTSGTTGNPKGVVHIHGWGYAHIRIAADHWLDIHEDDIVWATAGPGWQKWVWSPFLSVLGKGATGFIYNGRFIPEKQLHLLEEEKINVLCCTPTEYRLMAKVNNLREHDLSALRSAVSAGEPLNREVIQVFQDNFDIKVRDGYGQTESTLLIGTLVDTPIRPGSMGKPIMPEYMAIIDAEGTPVGVGEIGDIAMRRDFPALFKEYYKEPERVQKAIRGDYFVSGDRAIRDEDNYYWFQGRNDDIIISSGYTIGPFEVEDALTHHPAVKEVAVVASPDEIRGTVVKAFIVLKDGYEGTEDLVHELQTFTKEQTAPYKYPRRIEFVEALPKTDSGKIRRVELRDAEFASVHG, from the coding sequence ATGAATTCAGAGAAATTAATTGCTCCAGAACTTTATAATATCACCGACGAGATTGCTAAATTTAGTTCTGAAAAAACTGCTTTAATTTGGAAAAACGAACACAATGAAACAAAAACTTGGAGTTACCGCCACTTGCTGGAACAAGCGAGCAAATTTGCTAACGTTGTAAAAGATGCGGGTGTTAAAAAAGGCGACCATGTCATTGTTATGACGCCTAGACTACTAGAAACTTATGCCATTTACATGGGCTTGTGGAAAGCTGGTGCGATTATCATCCCGGCATCTGAGCTTCTTAAAGCACATGACTTAGAATACCGCATCCGCCATGCTAACGTAAAAGCAATCGTTTCTTACAATGGAATGACCGCTGAATTTGATAAAATCGAAAATATTCCTTCTGTATCGAAAAAAATTATTGTTGGCGAAAAATTATCCGGCTGGGATCACTACGAAACACTAATGGAAACTGCATCGACTGAATTTGAACGCGTAGAAACGTCTCGAGATGACGCTTGTCTGCTTGCATTTACTAGTGGAACTACTGGTAATCCTAAAGGTGTTGTACATATTCACGGTTGGGGTTACGCGCACATTCGTATCGCAGCTGATCATTGGTTAGACATTCATGAGGACGATATTGTTTGGGCAACAGCAGGTCCTGGTTGGCAAAAATGGGTTTGGTCTCCGTTCCTTTCTGTACTTGGAAAAGGTGCGACTGGCTTCATTTACAACGGTCGCTTCATTCCAGAAAAACAACTACATTTACTGGAAGAAGAAAAAATCAATGTGCTATGCTGTACGCCAACAGAATATCGTTTAATGGCTAAAGTAAATAATTTACGCGAACATGATTTAAGTGCCCTTCGTAGCGCCGTATCAGCAGGAGAACCTTTAAACCGCGAAGTTATTCAAGTTTTCCAAGACAATTTTGATATTAAAGTGCGCGACGGTTATGGTCAAACGGAAAGTACATTATTGATTGGGACACTGGTTGATACGCCAATCCGCCCTGGTTCGATGGGTAAACCGATTATGCCAGAATACATGGCAATTATTGATGCTGAAGGAACTCCAGTCGGTGTCGGTGAAATTGGGGACATCGCAATGCGCAGAGACTTCCCAGCACTTTTCAAAGAGTATTATAAAGAACCAGAACGTGTGCAAAAAGCGATTCGCGGTGATTATTTCGTGTCTGGTGACCGCGCTATCCGCGATGAAGACAATTATTACTGGTTCCAAGGACGAAATGACGATATTATTATTAGCTCTGGCTACACGATTGGACCGTTCGAAGTAGAAGACGCGCTCACACATCACCCAGCCGTAAAAGAAGTCGCTGTTGTCGCAAGTCCTGACGAAATCCGCGGTACAGTCGTAAAAGCTTTCATCGTCTTAAAAGATGGATACGAGGGCACGGAAGACCTTGTGCATGAATTACAAACATTTACGAAAGAACAAACGGCTCCGTATAAGTACCCGCGCCGGATTGAGTTTGTTGAAGCGTTACCGAAAACTGATTCTGGTAAAATTCGCCGCGTTGAGTTGCGTGATGCGGAGTTTGCTAGTGTGCATGGATAA
- a CDS encoding HAD family hydrolase, whose amino-acid sequence MYKAIIFDVDGTILDTERAVLHSLQAVLAEEGLSYELDELRFVLGITGAAAVEQLNILDSEKVLDKWIEREATFIEEVEVFEGIHKVLHAIPESGVVTSKNALEMEKGFYPFDIQDHFQAIVCASDTENHKPHPDPLLKGLEILGREPHEVLYVGDSSYDMKCAHAAGAHFGLALWGAKTTDGFEKAELVFEKPEDILAYVSK is encoded by the coding sequence ATGTATAAAGCAATAATTTTTGACGTAGATGGAACGATTCTAGACACGGAGAGAGCTGTTTTGCATTCTCTTCAAGCGGTTTTAGCCGAAGAAGGATTAAGTTATGAACTAGATGAATTACGATTTGTACTTGGAATTACTGGGGCAGCTGCGGTTGAACAGTTAAATATTTTGGATTCAGAGAAAGTATTGGACAAATGGATTGAACGTGAAGCAACTTTTATTGAAGAAGTAGAGGTTTTCGAAGGTATTCATAAAGTTCTGCATGCCATTCCAGAAAGCGGCGTAGTTACTTCGAAAAATGCGTTAGAAATGGAGAAAGGTTTCTATCCATTTGATATTCAGGATCATTTTCAAGCAATTGTTTGTGCGAGTGATACAGAAAACCATAAACCTCATCCAGATCCACTGCTGAAAGGGTTAGAAATTCTTGGAAGAGAGCCACATGAGGTGCTTTATGTCGGTGATTCTTCTTATGATATGAAATGTGCCCATGCGGCCGGAGCTCATTTTGGCTTAGCGCTTTGGGGTGCGAAGACAACAGATGGCTTTGAAAAAGCAGAACTTGTCTTTGAAAAACCAGAAGATATTTTAGCGTATGTAAGTAAATAA
- a CDS encoding GNAT family N-acetyltransferase, giving the protein MEIKQIKAKDTQDIRHRVLRPEQPEENAIYPNDDMDGTFHLGAFEKDVLLGVASFYPEKSAIINNPAQYRIRGVATERRMRLKGLGTALLAEGEAEIWKHGADIIWCNARIVAVGFYEKHGYRKVGKSFVIPGIGEHYLMKKVNPNKKVDQDN; this is encoded by the coding sequence GTGGAAATCAAGCAAATCAAAGCAAAAGACACGCAAGATATTAGGCACCGGGTTCTTCGCCCAGAACAGCCTGAAGAAAACGCAATTTACCCTAATGATGATATGGATGGTACTTTTCATTTAGGCGCTTTTGAAAAGGATGTTTTACTTGGAGTTGCGAGTTTTTATCCGGAAAAATCAGCCATTATTAATAATCCTGCTCAGTACCGAATTCGCGGTGTGGCAACAGAACGACGGATGCGCTTGAAAGGCCTCGGCACAGCATTACTTGCAGAAGGTGAAGCGGAAATTTGGAAGCACGGCGCAGATATTATTTGGTGCAATGCGCGAATTGTCGCTGTTGGTTTTTATGAAAAACATGGCTACCGCAAAGTTGGTAAATCGTTTGTCATTCCTGGCATCGGCGAACATTACTTAATGAAAAAAGTGAATCCAAATAAAAAAGTGGACCAAGATAACTAA
- a CDS encoding MATE family efflux transporter, with translation MKEQSKRLGEDSIPSLMARLSIPAFIGMFVMGMYNIVDTIFVSYGVGPSGVAALSIAFPVQMILMAMAAMFGIGGASIISRSLGAGEQKHADKVFHQVIWLVLISSIFIAIVTFIFLDPLITLFGAPADIHDIASDFLSLILLGAVFQTFAMAMNNIVRSEGNAKTAMLTMIISAILNMILNPIFIMGFGMGVRGSALATVIAQAVGAIWLLIYFLSGKSTLSLKGFSFRMDFPLIRRIMAIGFPSFIMMSAGSIVTVAVNWMLNIYGGTMAIAVYGIANRIASFVIMPINGVTQGMQPIVGFNYGSRQFERVMKAVKVSMIAATVMSLIAWGLVEIFPGMLVRIFSNDPELIAQGTNAVRFMLLAAPTIGFQIVCGGLYQALGRARISFIISLMRQIICLVPLLLILPQFFGLDGIWYAFPLADLGAFTVCLVIMSKTWGRIFKNPEIV, from the coding sequence ATGAAAGAACAGAGTAAACGATTAGGTGAAGATAGTATTCCATCACTCATGGCGCGTTTGTCGATTCCGGCATTTATCGGTATGTTTGTTATGGGAATGTATAATATTGTTGATACGATTTTCGTGTCATATGGCGTTGGTCCGTCAGGGGTTGCAGCACTTTCGATTGCTTTTCCCGTTCAAATGATACTGATGGCGATGGCGGCGATGTTTGGTATTGGTGGTGCTTCAATTATTTCCCGCTCGCTCGGTGCCGGTGAACAAAAACATGCGGATAAAGTATTCCATCAAGTTATCTGGTTAGTACTTATTTCCAGTATTTTTATTGCAATTGTAACCTTTATATTTTTAGATCCACTTATTACGCTTTTCGGGGCACCAGCGGATATTCATGATATTGCGAGTGATTTCTTATCGCTTATTTTACTAGGCGCAGTGTTCCAAACCTTTGCGATGGCGATGAATAATATCGTGCGTTCGGAAGGTAATGCGAAAACAGCGATGTTAACCATGATTATTTCCGCTATTTTAAATATGATTTTAAACCCGATTTTCATTATGGGATTCGGTATGGGCGTTCGTGGTTCAGCGCTTGCAACCGTTATTGCGCAGGCTGTTGGCGCGATTTGGCTCTTGATTTACTTTTTATCAGGAAAAAGTACTTTATCTTTAAAAGGGTTCTCATTCCGAATGGATTTCCCGCTGATTCGCCGGATTATGGCAATCGGGTTCCCGTCATTTATTATGATGTCCGCAGGGAGTATCGTAACGGTTGCGGTAAACTGGATGCTTAATATTTATGGCGGAACAATGGCGATTGCGGTTTACGGAATTGCCAACCGAATTGCTTCTTTCGTAATTATGCCGATCAATGGTGTAACACAAGGGATGCAACCAATCGTTGGCTTCAACTACGGATCGAGACAATTCGAACGTGTAATGAAAGCTGTCAAAGTATCAATGATTGCAGCAACTGTCATGTCACTAATTGCTTGGGGCTTGGTAGAAATTTTCCCAGGAATGCTCGTACGAATTTTCTCTAATGACCCAGAATTGATTGCACAAGGAACAAATGCTGTTAGATTTATGCTTCTAGCTGCCCCAACAATTGGTTTCCAAATTGTCTGCGGAGGGCTATATCAAGCGCTTGGTCGAGCACGGATTTCCTTTATCATTTCCTTAATGCGCCAAATCATCTGTTTAGTACCACTTTTACTTATTTTGCCGCAGTTCTTCGGTTTAGATGGTATTTGGTATGCTTTCCCATTAGCAGATTTAGGCGCGTTCACCGTCTGTCTTGTGATTATGAGCAAAACATGGGGCCGAATTTTTAAAAATCCCGAGATAGTTTAA
- the tadA gene encoding tRNA adenosine(34) deaminase TadA — protein sequence MEQDFFMQQALEEAKKAREIGEVPIGAVVVLDGEIIGRAHNLRETTQNAVTHAELLAIEDACKHQNSWRLSGAELYVTLEPCPMCSGAILLSRIDKVYYGAKDPKAGTAGSLMNLLQDDRFNHTCKVEAGLLEAESSAMLKSFFRELRKRKKKNRS from the coding sequence ATGGAACAAGATTTCTTTATGCAACAAGCGCTTGAGGAGGCGAAGAAGGCACGGGAAATTGGAGAGGTTCCAATTGGTGCAGTTGTTGTTTTAGATGGAGAAATTATTGGTCGCGCACATAATTTACGCGAAACTACCCAGAATGCTGTGACTCATGCGGAGTTACTTGCAATTGAAGATGCTTGTAAACACCAAAATTCTTGGCGTCTTAGTGGCGCAGAACTATATGTCACGCTAGAACCATGTCCGATGTGCAGTGGAGCAATTTTACTTTCGCGAATTGACAAAGTTTATTACGGAGCAAAAGATCCAAAAGCCGGAACAGCAGGCTCATTAATGAATTTATTACAGGATGATCGATTTAACCATACGTGTAAAGTAGAAGCTGGATTATTAGAAGCCGAAAGCAGCGCGATGTTAAAAAGTTTCTTCCGGGAATTGCGAAAACGTAAAAAAAAGAATAGGTCTTAA
- a CDS encoding helix-turn-helix domain-containing protein: MQIKILKNRYPNIVVSKNPIKSTTDTFSFFEEPYYFTIPKSDLSEEEAALLHTLFPKPLPTFTKESTQFWFDLLFGNEAVTITNEKETYRITQFHIKTTTTKSMLQEWQKALLSFFSPDAELIMFSASYGVIIEKSTGSLLGEEELIAVAGTLENDFYIQSTFFMGLFHPLNAKLRGLFAEERTIFDHNNREVVQTVASESLKVIALRMKESLITSELNNLFHQDDTWIPLIHTLFKNQGNISLTAKELFMHRNTIQYRLDKFYEQTNLSLRKMDGLLLAYLSTLQTNSSNHE; encoded by the coding sequence GTGCAGATTAAAATATTAAAAAATAGATATCCCAATATAGTCGTTTCAAAAAACCCAATAAAATCAACTACAGATACGTTTTCTTTTTTCGAGGAACCGTATTATTTTACTATCCCCAAAAGTGACCTTTCAGAAGAAGAAGCGGCGTTACTACATACGTTATTTCCAAAACCATTACCAACATTTACAAAAGAATCTACTCAGTTTTGGTTCGATTTGTTATTTGGAAATGAAGCCGTCACGATTACGAATGAAAAAGAAACTTACCGAATAACACAGTTTCATATTAAAACTACTACTACCAAAAGCATGTTGCAAGAATGGCAAAAAGCGCTACTCAGTTTCTTTAGTCCGGATGCTGAACTAATTATGTTTTCGGCGAGTTATGGTGTGATTATTGAAAAGTCCACCGGTTCACTCCTCGGGGAAGAAGAACTTATTGCTGTTGCCGGTACTCTTGAAAATGATTTTTATATTCAATCTACTTTCTTTATGGGGCTCTTTCATCCGTTAAATGCGAAATTACGTGGCTTATTTGCAGAGGAACGTACCATTTTTGACCATAATAATCGTGAAGTTGTCCAAACCGTCGCTTCCGAAAGTTTAAAAGTCATCGCGCTAAGAATGAAAGAAAGTTTAATTACGAGTGAACTCAACAACCTTTTCCATCAAGATGATACTTGGATTCCTTTAATTCATACGTTATTTAAAAACCAAGGAAACATCAGCCTTACTGCCAAAGAACTTTTTATGCACCGAAATACAATTCAATATCGTTTGGACAAATTCTATGAACAAACAAACTTATCACTCCGCAAAATGGATGGGTTGCTCTTAGCTTATCTGTCTACACTTCAAACAAATAGTAGCAATCATGAATAA
- a CDS encoding glucosamine-6-phosphate deaminase, translating into MKIIVEKDYENMSKTTMQLLLGKMYQDKKVHLAITAGSTPKRMYELMVEEMKEKAPLTNVSYYNFDEIPIGNEKYGVTIGNLKAMYFDPAGIPEEQIHMLDTKNYTDHEAHLKAVGGLDAILIGIGEDGHFCGNLPGVTKFGDETRLVSVQSRPDMFDILLGEVGGDAEKVPEYYVTMGPKSVMHAKEVILFANGKKKAAIIKKALQGPVTEDIPSSIFQLHPNFTVVLDEEAASELNI; encoded by the coding sequence ATGAAAATTATTGTGGAAAAAGATTACGAAAATATGAGTAAAACAACGATGCAACTGCTTTTAGGGAAAATGTATCAAGACAAAAAGGTTCATTTGGCAATCACAGCAGGCTCCACACCGAAGCGAATGTACGAACTGATGGTGGAAGAAATGAAAGAAAAGGCACCACTGACAAATGTAAGCTATTATAATTTTGACGAAATTCCAATTGGAAACGAAAAATATGGCGTAACTATTGGTAATTTAAAAGCGATGTATTTTGATCCGGCGGGCATTCCAGAAGAACAAATTCACATGCTAGATACGAAAAACTATACAGACCATGAAGCACATTTGAAAGCAGTTGGTGGCTTGGATGCGATTTTAATCGGGATTGGTGAAGATGGTCACTTCTGCGGAAACTTACCTGGTGTAACCAAATTCGGCGATGAAACGCGACTTGTTTCCGTTCAATCACGCCCAGATATGTTCGATATTTTGCTAGGAGAAGTTGGCGGCGATGCAGAAAAAGTTCCAGAATACTACGTAACAATGGGACCAAAAAGCGTCATGCACGCAAAAGAAGTCATCCTATTCGCAAACGGCAAGAAAAAAGCAGCGATTATCAAAAAAGCCCTACAAGGCCCAGTGACAGAAGACATTCCAAGCTCGATTTTCCAGTTGCACCCTAATTTCACAGTTGTGCTGGACGAGGAAGCGGCGAGTGAGTTGAATATTTAA
- a CDS encoding MerR family transcriptional regulator codes for MEPFFSIGEMAKKSQLSIQRLRYYDKIGLLVPAFTDPTSGYRYYKTAQEEQLNLIQALQYMGFSLQELKQYLDKNTSESLPDLLIKYQQKLKDEEARIARKKWLIDRYQGLLKRETETTQPLTTARLLLTEPLLTPVHADILNDPDFHQEVQKTVSRLGLSKSYQQFPGFFMLDGQAYLFIELDHSIGALGERRLLSSERQAFVTPQNLETPPENENYLLQETVAWINQELVHGYSYETKLTFE; via the coding sequence GTGGAACCGTTTTTTTCCATTGGGGAAATGGCAAAGAAAAGCCAACTCTCCATTCAACGACTGCGCTATTATGATAAAATTGGGCTTTTGGTCCCCGCTTTTACCGATCCGACTTCTGGGTATCGCTACTACAAAACGGCTCAAGAAGAACAACTCAACCTCATTCAAGCGTTGCAATATATGGGGTTTTCCTTGCAAGAACTCAAACAATATCTCGACAAAAACACATCGGAAAGCTTACCCGATTTGCTTATTAAATATCAACAAAAATTAAAGGATGAAGAAGCTCGCATTGCCCGTAAAAAGTGGCTTATTGACCGTTATCAAGGTTTATTAAAACGGGAAACTGAAACAACACAACCTCTAACAACGGCCCGACTTTTGCTTACAGAGCCACTTCTAACACCTGTTCATGCGGATATTTTAAACGACCCAGATTTCCATCAAGAAGTTCAGAAAACTGTGAGTCGCCTCGGTCTTTCGAAAAGCTATCAGCAGTTTCCTGGTTTTTTTATGTTAGACGGGCAGGCTTATCTTTTCATTGAACTAGATCATTCTATTGGCGCACTTGGTGAACGGCGTTTATTATCAAGTGAGCGGCAAGCTTTTGTCACGCCGCAAAACTTAGAAACGCCTCCAGAAAATGAAAATTACCTTTTACAAGAAACGGTGGCTTGGATTAATCAAGAGCTGGTTCACGGTTATTCATATGAAACAAAATTAACTTTTGAATAG
- a CDS encoding VOC family protein: MAKMYPYLAFENAKEALGYYEEVFGATNISRLPVSEEQSEMFGLAKENLENTTVHGGFTVLGANLFCSDSFGKEVKPSNQISIMLDSNSEDPAAVADADAFFEKVSSSGRVTVTLPFEEQFWGGKMGQFVDEYGISWMIHTQPYSKL; this comes from the coding sequence ATGGCAAAAATGTACCCGTATTTGGCTTTTGAAAATGCAAAAGAGGCTTTAGGATATTATGAAGAAGTGTTCGGAGCAACGAATATTTCAAGGCTTCCAGTAAGTGAGGAACAAAGCGAAATGTTTGGTCTAGCAAAAGAAAACCTAGAGAACACAACTGTTCACGGTGGCTTTACCGTCCTTGGGGCAAATTTATTTTGTTCAGATTCATTCGGCAAAGAAGTAAAACCATCCAACCAAATCTCGATTATGCTCGATTCTAACAGTGAAGACCCAGCGGCAGTAGCCGACGCCGATGCTTTCTTTGAAAAAGTGAGCTCATCGGGAAGAGTAACTGTAACGTTACCTTTCGAAGAGCAATTTTGGGGCGGGAAAATGGGACAATTCGTCGACGAGTACGGCATCTCCTGGATGATTCATACACAACCTTATTCTAAATTATAA